The proteins below come from a single Xyrauchen texanus isolate HMW12.3.18 chromosome 1, RBS_HiC_50CHRs, whole genome shotgun sequence genomic window:
- the LOC127645183 gene encoding CKLF-like MARVEL transmembrane domain-containing protein 3 — MGDIEAPERNRSQEAGVRSLLPSKEFISSRKGLLLIGEVVLSFISFVCFAASTAAAFVTAPFIEFLAALVLLFAYSTKFNERFKGFHWPLMDFLRCVSASIIFFIISIISVSKYLDGASKAAGVFGFTATVLFALDFYFIFNELANFLKGGDSSEPPNTQDDDSDSD; from the exons ATGGGGGACATCGAGGCTCCGGAGAGAAACCGATCACAGGAGGCTGGAGTTCGTTCTCTTCTCCCGAGTAAAGAGTTCATCTCCTCCCGAAAAGGACTTCTTCTGATCGGAGAAGTG GTGCTATCGTTTATCAgttttgtgtgttttgctgcCTCAACAGCAGCTGCCTTTGTCACAGCTCCCTTCATTGAATTCTTAGCAGCCCTCGTCCTACTCTTTGCTTATTCTACGAAGTTCAATGAGAGATTCAAGGGCTTTCACTGGCCCCTCATG GACTTCCTACGCTGTGTCAGTGCCTCCATCATCTTTTTCATAATCTCTATAATATCTGTGTCTAAGTATCTAGATGGAGCCTCCAAGGCTGCTGGG GTCTTTGGCTTcactgccacagtactttttgCCCTGGATTTTTATTTCATCTTTAATGAACTGGCCAACTTTCTCAAAGGAGGTGATTCCAGTGAACCACCCAATACACAAG ATGATGACTCAGACTCTGACTAA